The Porphyrobacter sp. HT-58-2 genome has a window encoding:
- a CDS encoding Maf family protein, with protein sequence MGAPLHLTLASASPRRRELLARMGLVPDSVTPADIDETPLKGELPRAYALRMGREKAMAVDAPGHVLAGDTVVAVGRRILPKTESEAEARACLELMSGRRHQVLSSVVLRAPDGTCRERLSETVVRFKRLSSAEISAYLASDEWRGKAGGYAIQGAAEGLIEWIHGSHSGVMGLPLYEARTLLKAAGFRIG encoded by the coding sequence ATGGGCGCGCCTCTTCATCTGACACTGGCATCGGCCTCACCCCGGCGGCGGGAACTGCTCGCGCGGATGGGTCTCGTTCCTGATTCCGTTACCCCCGCCGATATCGATGAGACCCCGCTCAAGGGCGAGCTGCCCCGCGCCTATGCCCTGCGCATGGGGCGCGAGAAAGCGATGGCCGTGGACGCTCCCGGCCATGTACTGGCGGGTGATACCGTCGTGGCGGTGGGTCGGCGCATTCTGCCCAAAACGGAAAGCGAGGCCGAGGCTCGCGCCTGCCTCGAACTGATGAGCGGCAGGCGGCATCAGGTGCTCTCCAGCGTCGTCCTGCGCGCGCCTGACGGCACCTGCCGCGAACGGCTGAGCGAGACGGTGGTGCGCTTCAAACGGCTTTCTAGTGCGGAAATCTCGGCCTATCTCGCCAGCGATGAGTGGCGCGGCAAGGCGGGCGGCTATGCCATACAGGGTGCGGCCGAGGGCCTGATCGAATGGATCCACGGCAGCCATTCGGGCGTGATGGGCTTGCCGCTTTACGAGGCGCGCACCTTGCTGAAGGCAGCGGGGTTCCGCATTGGTTAG
- the yacG gene encoding DNA gyrase inhibitor YacG, which translates to MNTSVQKPCPICRKPRRAEHSPFCSARCRDRDLARWFSDSYAVPGPPADPETLASEQWREQD; encoded by the coding sequence ATGAATACATCTGTCCAAAAGCCCTGCCCGATCTGCCGCAAGCCCAGAAGGGCCGAGCATAGCCCGTTCTGTTCGGCGCGCTGCCGTGACCGCGATCTGGCGCGCTGGTTCTCGGATTCCTATGCTGTGCCGGGCCCACCTGCCGACCCGGAAACGCTCGCATCCGAGCAATGGCGCGAGCAGGATTGA
- a CDS encoding ribonuclease has product MVSAAAEWLIEQGIGETRALLVEGERVLAAHVAWPGELAVGTRCTGKLTAKLKGTRRGVALLEDGTETLVDQLPAQVTEGQLLDFVVTRASISERGRFKRAQVRITGIDAGPAAPLWSSGSIVRRFPAGLWEEVWHAASSASLDFPGGEVLVSVTPAMTVIDVDGIGAPRDVALAAVPTIACALAWFGIGGNIGIDFPTLAAKADRRAVDDALEAALAGWPHERTAMNGFGFVQLVARLEGPSLLHRFAHHRLGMAARMALRQAELAAEAGSAGRVIQLTLHPALKAKLKAAWFEELERRTGRVLEIVIDPTLAIEAANAQLLSA; this is encoded by the coding sequence TTGGTTAGCGCAGCGGCTGAGTGGCTGATCGAACAGGGCATCGGCGAAACCCGCGCCTTGCTGGTCGAAGGCGAACGGGTGCTGGCCGCACATGTGGCATGGCCCGGTGAGCTTGCTGTCGGAACACGGTGCACCGGCAAGCTGACCGCAAAACTCAAAGGCACGCGGCGCGGCGTGGCGCTGCTGGAAGACGGTACTGAGACGCTGGTCGATCAATTGCCTGCGCAGGTGACGGAAGGCCAGTTGCTCGATTTTGTTGTAACCCGCGCCAGTATCTCCGAGCGTGGGCGCTTCAAGCGGGCGCAAGTGCGAATCACAGGCATCGATGCCGGTCCTGCCGCGCCTTTATGGTCGTCCGGCAGCATCGTCCGCCGCTTTCCGGCCGGTCTGTGGGAGGAAGTATGGCACGCCGCATCAAGCGCCAGTCTCGATTTTCCGGGCGGCGAGGTGCTGGTCAGTGTCACTCCGGCGATGACAGTGATCGACGTCGACGGGATCGGCGCGCCGCGTGATGTGGCGCTGGCAGCAGTGCCGACGATCGCCTGCGCGCTCGCTTGGTTCGGGATCGGGGGGAATATCGGCATCGACTTTCCAACGCTCGCCGCCAAAGCTGATCGACGCGCGGTTGATGATGCGCTGGAGGCGGCGCTGGCAGGCTGGCCGCATGAAAGAACGGCCATGAACGGCTTCGGCTTTGTCCAGCTGGTGGCTCGGTTGGAAGGGCCTTCGCTGCTCCACCGATTCGCGCATCACCGTCTCGGCATGGCGGCACGCATGGCGCTGCGGCAGGCGGAGCTGGCAGCAGAAGCTGGCAGCGCCGGGCGCGTGATCCAGCTGACACTGCATCCTGCACTCAAGGCAAAACTAAAGGCGGCGTGGTTTGAAGAGCTGGAGCGGCGCACAGGGCGGGTGCTGGAGATCGTTATCGATCCAACGCTTGCCATCGAGGCAGCAAATGCCCAACTTCTCTCAGCATGA
- the infA gene encoding translation initiation factor IF-1, translating into MAKEELLEMRGRVVELLPNAMFRVELENGHEVLGHTAGKMRKNRIRVLVGDEVLCELTPYDLTKARITYRFMPGRGGPGPQ; encoded by the coding sequence ATGGCCAAGGAAGAACTCCTCGAAATGCGCGGGCGCGTGGTTGAGCTGCTGCCCAATGCGATGTTCCGGGTGGAGCTTGAAAATGGCCATGAAGTGCTCGGCCACACGGCGGGCAAGATGCGCAAGAACCGCATCCGCGTGCTGGTCGGCGATGAAGTGCTGTGTGAGCTCACGCCTTACGATCTCACCAAAGCGCGCATCACCTACCGCTTCATGCCGGGTCGCGGCGGCCCCGGCCCGCAATAA